TAGGAGACGGAGCAAGGGGGAATGTGAAGTTTATTAAATGCCGCAGGTGCCGTCTCGGAGAGCCCGATAAAAGCGGCCGGCCCAGGCCTGTGCCGGTTGAAGGCAGTGAGTTTACTCTTGCCTGTGACCAGGCTGTAATAGCGGTAGGCCTTATGGCCAATCAAGTTCTTATACAGGCTACGCCGGAATTAAAGATAGATAAATATTCCGATATAATAGTTGATCCCGCGACAATGATGACATCAATTGATGCGGTTTATGCCGGCGGCGATGTCGTCGGCGGAGAAGGGACTGTAATTGAAGCCATGGGTATGGCAAAAAAGGCGGCCGCCGCCATAATAAAAAGATTTCGTGAAAAATCGGGATAAAAAACGGAGGTTTAAAAAATGTCTGCGTATGTGGCAAAGGTTATTGATCAGGTAAAAAAACGCAATCCAAATGAGCCGGAATTCCACCAGGCGGTTGAAGAGGTTTTGTCAAGTCTGGAGCCTGTTCTTGAGCGTAATCCCGTATACGAGAAAGCAAAGATACTTGAACGCATAACGGAGCCTGAAAGGGTCATAATATTCCGTGTCCCCTGGCTTGATGATAAAGGCGATATACAGGTAAACAGGGGTTTCCGCGTGCAATTTAACAGCGCTATAGGCCCCTATAAAGGAGGCCTTAGGCTTCATCCCACAGTGTATTTAGGATTGCTTAAATTCCTTGCCTTTGAACAGGTTTTTAAAAATTCTCTTACCACCCTTCCGATGGGCGGCGCCAAAGGGGGTTCTGATTTTGATCCCAAAGGAAAAACAGATAATGAGGTTATGCGTTTTTGCCAGTCATTTATGACGGAGCTTTTTAGGCATATAGGCCCTGATACGGACGTGCCCGCGGGCGATATAGGTGTAGGCGCCCGCGAAATAGGTTTTTTCTTCGGCCAATACAAAAGACTCAAAAATGAATTTACAGGTGTTCTTACCGGTAAATCCCTGAATTGGGGCGGGTCATTGATAAGGCCCGAGGCTACAGGATACGGCGCTGTTTATTTCGCCCAGGAAATGCTTGATACGAGAAAGGATTCTTTAAAAGGCAAGGTGTGCGTCGTGTCGGGTTCCGGGAACGTTGCCCAATATACGGTTGAAAAACTTAATCAATTTGGAGCAAAGCCCGTCACTCTTTCGGATTCTTCGGGTTTTATATACGATCCCAAAGGTATAACCGAAGAAAAACTGCGCTATGTTATGGAGCTTAAAAATGTCAGGCGCGGGCGTATTAAAGAATATGCCGCCAAATACGGAGTTGATTATTATGAAGGCAAAAAGCCATGGGGCATAAAATGCCAGGCGGTCTTTCCCGCGGCGACACAGAACGAGATAGACAAAGATGACGCGCAGGCCTTGCTGAAGAACGGATGTTTTCTTGTGGTTGAAGGCGCCAATATGCCAACAATGCCTGAAGCTGTCCGTAAATTTATCAAGGCAGGCATATTATACGGCCCCGGTAAAGCCGCCAACGCGGGTGGTGTCGCGACGTCAGGCCTTGAAATGAGCCAGAATTCACAAAGGCTGGCCTGGACAAGAGACGAAGTTGATGCCAGATTAAAGCTTATAATGAAATCAATACATAGTTCGGTCAGGAAAGCGGCCGCCCAATACGGCCAGCCCGATAATTATGTCTTTGGCGCGAACATAGCCGGTTTTGTCAAGGTTGCCAACTCCGTGCTTGAACAAGGTGTTGTTTAAAGGTATTTGCCATAGACGGCACGAATAGCGCGAATAGAAGCGAATAGGTAGAAAAAGTTTGCCAGATATTTTTACCTATGTTATAATTACCGCTTAGTGCATATATACAAGGATTCCCATGCCGAAAAGAAAAGACCTGCATAAGATACTTATAATCGGTTCAGGCCCTATAATAATAGGCCAGGCCTGCGAATTTGACTATTCAGGGACACAGGCCTGTAAGGCCCTGAAAGAACAGGGCTATGAAGTTGTTCTGGTAAACTCTAACCCCGCCACAATAATGACAGACCCCGCGACAGCGGACAAGACCTATATTGAACCTCTTACGGTTGAGACAATCAAAAAGATAATTGAAAAAGAAAGGCCCGACGCCCTACTGCCAAATCTCGGCGGCCAGACGGGTTTAAATCTTGCATCAAGTCTTTACAAAGCGGGGGTCCTTGATAAATATAATGTTGAGGTAATAGGGGTCAGGATTGACGCCATAGAGCGCGGCGAGGACAGAATAGCTTTTAAACAAGCCATGAACGATATAGGTATACCCATGGCCGCGTCCGAACCGTGTTATTCCGTGGAGGAAGCGGAGAGGATAGCGGAAAGGCTTAAATATCCTGTTGTCTTAAGGCCTGCTTATACGTTAGGCGGCACAGGCGGAGGCATAGCCTATAATGTTGAAGAACTAAGGGAGATTACTGCCAGAGGCCTCGCGGCGAGCCTGGTAAATCAGGTTTTGGTTGAGGAATCGGTTCTTGGATGGGAGGAGCTTGAGCTTGAGGTTGTGCGCGATAAAAACGGGCAAAAAATAACCGTGTGTTTTATTGAAAATATTGACCCTATGGGCGTCCATACCGGCGATAGTTTTTGCGCCGCGCCCATGCTTACAGTTCCGAAGGCGCTTCAGGCGCGCATGCAGGAGATGGCTTATAAAATTGTTGACGCTATTAATGTCATAGGCGGGACAAACGTCCAGTTTGCCCACAACAGGCAGGACGATAGAATAGTGGTTATAGAAATAAATCCGAGAACGTCGCGCTCTTCGGCGCTTGCCTCAAAAGCCACAGGCTTTCCGATAGCGCTTATATCAACTAAGCTTGCCTGCGGTTTGACCCTTGATGAGATACCGTATTGGAAGCATGGCAGTCTTGATAAATACAAGCCGGATGGTGATTATGTAGTTATAAAATTTGCCAGATGGGCATTTGAAAAATTTCCCAGCGCCAAAGATGTGCTGGGCACCCAAATGAAGGCTGTAGGAGAGGTAATGAGCATAGGCAAGACCTTTAAGGAGGCTTTCCAGAAGGCCATACGCTCTCTTGAGATAAACAGGCATGGTTTGGGTTTTGTCAAAAATTTTAATGAATTACCCAGAGAAAAATTAATTGAAATGTTATCTATGCCGTCAAGCGAGCGTGTCTTTTTGATCTATGAGGCTTTGCGGAAAGGCGTTTCTGTTGATGAGATAAACAGGCTTACGCATATCCATGAATGGTTTTTAAACGAGATCAAAGAGTTGGCCGGGCTTGAAGATGAGATATCAAAATATACGCTGGACAACCTGCCTAAAAACATGTTTGTTAAAGCCAAAAAGTGGGGTTTTGCCGATAAATATCTGGCCAAGGTCCTTAATGCGCAAGAGTCTAAAATCAGAGAAAAAAGGACAGCCCTTGGTATACGGCAGGTGTATGAGGCCATTGCCGTAAGCGGTGTAAAAAACGCTTATTATTATTATTCCACTTATAACGGGAAAGACGATATCCCCGTATCGTCAAATAAGAAAAAGATTATGATATTAGGCGGCGGCCCTAACAGAATAGGCCAGGGTATTGAGTTTGATTATACCTGTGTCCATGCCGCTTTCGCGCTCAAGGAGTCGGGATACGAATCGGTCATGGTTAATTGTAATCCCGAGACCGTGTCAACCGACTATGACACCTCGGATAAACTTTATTTTGAGCCGCTTACCGTGGAAGATGTGCTTAGTATTTATGAAAAGGAAAAACCCCAAGGCGTGATAGTCCAATTCGGAGGCCAGACGCCGTTAAATATAGCTCAAGAGCTTAAGGAAAACGGCGTTAAGATAGCCGGGACAACGCCTGAAAGCATTAAATTCGCCGAAGACAGGGAAAGCTTCAGGCAGAAGATAATAGAGCTTGATATCCCCCAGCCTGAAAGCGGGACAGCCATGTCTCTTGACGAGGCTCTTGCCATCGCGAAAAGAATAGGTTATCCGCTTATGATAAGGCCCTCTTTTGTTCTTGGCGGACGCGGCATGGAGATTGTTTACGATGAGGAAATGCTGTGTAGATACGCTCTTGAGGCCATCAATGTAAGCCCAGAACACCCCATGCTTATTGACAGATTTCTTGAAGAAGCTATAGAAACGGAAGTTGACGCGGTTTGTGACGGCGAAGAAACGTTTGTCGCCTCGGTTATGGAACACATAGAGCTTGCGGGTGTGCATTCCGGCGATTCCGCCTGCGCCATACCAACCAAAACTATAAAAAAATCACATATT
This sequence is a window from Candidatus Omnitrophota bacterium. Protein-coding genes within it:
- the gdhA gene encoding NADP-specific glutamate dehydrogenase, whose product is MSAYVAKVIDQVKKRNPNEPEFHQAVEEVLSSLEPVLERNPVYEKAKILERITEPERVIIFRVPWLDDKGDIQVNRGFRVQFNSAIGPYKGGLRLHPTVYLGLLKFLAFEQVFKNSLTTLPMGGAKGGSDFDPKGKTDNEVMRFCQSFMTELFRHIGPDTDVPAGDIGVGAREIGFFFGQYKRLKNEFTGVLTGKSLNWGGSLIRPEATGYGAVYFAQEMLDTRKDSLKGKVCVVSGSGNVAQYTVEKLNQFGAKPVTLSDSSGFIYDPKGITEEKLRYVMELKNVRRGRIKEYAAKYGVDYYEGKKPWGIKCQAVFPAATQNEIDKDDAQALLKNGCFLVVEGANMPTMPEAVRKFIKAGILYGPGKAANAGGVATSGLEMSQNSQRLAWTRDEVDARLKLIMKSIHSSVRKAAAQYGQPDNYVFGANIAGFVKVANSVLEQGVV
- the carB gene encoding carbamoyl-phosphate synthase large subunit produces the protein MPKRKDLHKILIIGSGPIIIGQACEFDYSGTQACKALKEQGYEVVLVNSNPATIMTDPATADKTYIEPLTVETIKKIIEKERPDALLPNLGGQTGLNLASSLYKAGVLDKYNVEVIGVRIDAIERGEDRIAFKQAMNDIGIPMAASEPCYSVEEAERIAERLKYPVVLRPAYTLGGTGGGIAYNVEELREITARGLAASLVNQVLVEESVLGWEELELEVVRDKNGQKITVCFIENIDPMGVHTGDSFCAAPMLTVPKALQARMQEMAYKIVDAINVIGGTNVQFAHNRQDDRIVVIEINPRTSRSSALASKATGFPIALISTKLACGLTLDEIPYWKHGSLDKYKPDGDYVVIKFARWAFEKFPSAKDVLGTQMKAVGEVMSIGKTFKEAFQKAIRSLEINRHGLGFVKNFNELPREKLIEMLSMPSSERVFLIYEALRKGVSVDEINRLTHIHEWFLNEIKELAGLEDEISKYTLDNLPKNMFVKAKKWGFADKYLAKVLNAQESKIREKRTALGIRQVYEAIAVSGVKNAYYYYSTYNGKDDIPVSSNKKKIMILGGGPNRIGQGIEFDYTCVHAAFALKESGYESVMVNCNPETVSTDYDTSDKLYFEPLTVEDVLSIYEKEKPQGVIVQFGGQTPLNIAQELKENGVKIAGTTPESIKFAEDRESFRQKIIELDIPQPESGTAMSLDEALAIAKRIGYPLMIRPSFVLGGRGMEIVYDEEMLCRYALEAINVSPEHPMLIDRFLEEAIETEVDAVCDGEETFVASVMEHIELAGVHSGDSACAIPTKTIKKSHIETIREYTSRIGRSLKVIGLMNIQYAICKDKVYILEANPRASRTVPIVSKVQNVPLANIATQVMLGRSIKDLQKRLKTPAIPYFGVKEAVFPFNMFPEVDPVLGPEMRATGEVMGIADTFGLAFFKAEEAAGSRLPLEGNVLLTVADKDKHKLLPVARKLKKIGFSILTTSGTSEFLNENGIDTIVLKKLHEGRPNIADAIKNKEIHLIINTPVGRTGKYDDSYIRMKAIQYKVPYITTLAAAAAAIEGIDAAKKSRIFPKSLQDYYKDLDMPAKA